The following proteins are encoded in a genomic region of Ostrea edulis chromosome 7, xbOstEdul1.1, whole genome shotgun sequence:
- the LOC125654376 gene encoding caspase-7-like, producing MSLSVKISKERFTSQNYKTTPKTNGNLCKPVIIDIRKTFFGWFSHERQSASRDIELLVETFQQLGFPDYHLVSDQNSRLETDPLYSIENLKDELQSIASDEGITTDSELFLCVVLAFGDSGYFYLPNDPISDCQPRDGKPPRFYTSDLLSHFKADVCPSLILKPKIFLIQTCDPNLKQKDKSLFGDISEPTPQLHRTPTEADLLIYHCLVSGGYTDKMKKETKESLKNIIDHVGDENGNSACQFVYTLYKEVKALIDRAEEFEWTDLILNINNSLMEFIDDETGHYKSDEWNKPWNIEPRIPVCVDQLTKKLVLKTR from the exons ATGAGTCTCTCAGTGAAAATTTCAAAGGAAAGATTCACTTCACAGAACTACAAAACCACCCCCAAGACAAATGGCAACCTCTGCAAACCAGTCATCATTGATATCCGAAAAACATTCTTTGGTTGGTTTTCACATGAAAGACAGTCGGCCTCCAGGGACATCGAGCTGCTAGTGGAAACTTTTCAGCAATTAGGGTTTCCAGACTACCATTTAGTTAGTGACCAGAATTCCCGTTTAGAAACTGACCCCCTGTACTCCATTGAAAACTTAAAGGATGAATTGCAAAGCATCG CCAGTGATGAAGGCATTACTACAGACTCAGAACTCTTTCTGTGTGTAGTATTGGCGTTTGGGGATTCTGGGTATTTTTATTTACCCAATGATCCAATAAGTGATTGCCAACCCAGAGATGGGAAACCTCCAAGATTTTATACGAGTGATCTGTTGTCCCACTTTAAAGCAGATGTATGTCCAAGTTTGATTCTAAAGCCAAAGATTTTCCTTATTCAG ACATGTGACCCCAACCTGAAGCAAAAGGACAAATCTTTATTTGGGGACATTTCAGAACCGACCCCCCAGCTCCACAGAACCCCGACAGAGGCTGACCTTCTCATCTACCACTGTCTTGTGTCag GCGGTTATACAGATAAAATGAAGAAAGAGACAAAGGAATCCCTTAAAAATATTATCGACCATGTTGGAGACGAGAATGGTAACTCTGCGTGTCAGTTCGTATACACTCTTTACAAGGAGGTCAAGGCTCTCATTGATAGAGCAGAAGAGTTCGAATGGACCGACCTAATACTTAACATTAATAATTCATTGATGGAGTTCATCGATGATGAAACCGGTCATTACAAATCAGACGAATGGAACAAACCGTGGAATATAGAACCTCGGATTCCTGTGTGTGTCGACCAACTCACAAAGAAACTAGTGTTAAAAACTAGATAG
- the LOC125656616 gene encoding GATA zinc finger domain-containing protein 14-like, producing the protein MLSRLAVIHCVSKTIKHKSATVSTEQDNSQYRTTQQQSVQNSTTTVSIEEHDNSQYRTRLQQSVQNNTTTVSTEQHNNSLYRTTQQQSVQNNTTTLSTEQHNNSQYRTRLQQSSVQNNTTTVSTEQDYNSQYRTTQQQLVQNNTTTVSTERDNNSQYRTTQQQSVQNNTTTLSTEQHNNSQYRTTQQQSVQNNTTTVSIEQHNNSQYRTRQQYQYRTTQQQLVQNNTTTVSTERDNNSQYRTTQQQSVQNNTTTLSTEQHNNSQYRTTQQQSVQNNTTTSLQNKTTTVSTEQHNNSHYRTRLQQSVQNNTTTLSTEQHNNSQYRTTQQHLVQNNTTTVSTEQHNNSQYRTRQQQSLQNKTTTISTEQNNNSNYRTRQQQSVQNNTTTVSTEKHKNSQYRTTQQQSEQNRTITVITEQDNNSQYRTRQQQSLQNNTTTVSTEQDYNSQYRTRQQQLVPNNTTTVSTEQHNNSLYRTTQQQSVQNNTTTVSTEQHNNSQYRITQQQSVQNNTTTVSTEQHYNSQYRTTQQQSVQNNTTTVITEQHYSSQYRTRQQQSVQNNTTTVSIEQDYNSQYRTTQQQSVQNNTTTVSTEQDYNSQYRTRQQQSVQNNTTTVCTEQDYNSQYRTTQQQSVQNNTTTVCTEQHNNSLYRTRLQQSVQNNTTTVSTEQHNNSQYRTRQQQSVQNKTTTVSTEQDNNSQYRTRQQHLYRTTQQQSAQNNTTTVSTEQDNNSQYRARQQQSVQNKTTTVSIEQDYNSQYRTRQQQLVQNNTTTVSIEQHYNSQYRTRQQQSVQNSTTTVSTELYNNSLYRITQQQSVQNETENTSK; encoded by the exons ATGCTTAGTAGACTGGCCGTAATTCACTGTGTATCTAAAACTATAAAGCACAAGAGTGCAACAGTCAGTACAGAACAAGACAACAGTCAGTACAGAACAACACAACAACAGTCAGTACAGAACAGCACAACAACAGTTAGTATAGAAGAACACGATAACAGTCAGTACAGAACAAGACTACAACAGTCAGTACAGAACAACACAACAACAGTCAGTACAGAACAACACAACAACAGTCTGTACAGAACAACACAACAACAGTCTGTACAGAACAACACAACAACACTCAGTACAGAACAACACAACAACAGTCAGTACAGAACAAGACTACAACAGTCA tcAGTACAGAACAACACAACAACAGTCAGTACAGAACAAGACTACAACAGTCAGTACAGAACAACACAACAACAGTTAGTACAGAACAACACTACAACAGTCAGTACAGAACGAGACAACAACAGTCAGTATAGAACAACACAACAACAGTCTGTACAGAACAACACAACAACACTCAGTACAGAACAACACAACAACAGTCAGTATAGAACAACACAACAACAGTCAGTACAGAACAACACAACAACAGTCAGTATAGAACAACACAACAACAGTCAGTACAGAACGAGACAACAATA TCAGTACAGAACAACACAACAACAGTTAGTACAGAACAACACTACAACAGTCAGTACAGAACGAGACAACAACAGTCAGTATAGAACAACACAACAACAGTCTGTACAGAACAACACAACAACACTCAGTACAGAACAACACAACAACAGTCAGTATAGAACAACACAACAACAGTCAGTACAGAACAACACAACAACA TCATTGCAGAACAAGACAACAACAGTCAGTACAGAACAACACAACAACAGTCATTACAGAACAAGACTACAACAGTCTGTACAGAACAACACAACAACACTCAGTACAGAACAACACAACAACAGTCAGTACAGAACAACACAACAACATTTAGTACAGAACAACACAACAACAGTTAGTACAGAACAACACAACAACAGTCAGTACAGAACAAGACAACAACAGTCATTACAGAACAAGACAACAACAATCAGTACAGAACAAAACAATAACAGTAATTACAGAACAAGACAACAACAGTCAGTACAGAACAACACAACAACAGTCAGTACAGAAAAACACAAGAACAGTCAGTACAGAACAACACAACAACAATCAGAACAGAACAGAACAATAACAGTCATTACAGAACAAGACAACAACAGTCAGTACAGAACAAGACAACAACAGTCATTACAGAACAACACAACAACAGTTAGTACAGAACAAGACTACAACAGTCAGTACAGAACAAGACAACAACAGTTAGTACCGAACAACACAACAACAGTCAGTACAGAACAACACAACAACAGTCTGTACAGAACAACACAACAACAGTCTGTACAGAACAACACTACAACAGTCAGTACAGAACAACACAACAACAGTCAGTACAGAATAACACAACAACAGTCAGTACAGAACAACACAACAACAGTCAGTACAGAACAACACTACAACAGTCAGTACAGAACAACACAACAACAGTCAGTACAGAACAACACAACAACAGTCATTACAGAACAACACTACAGCAGTCAGTACAGAACAAGACAACAACAGTCTGTACAGAACAACACTACAACAGTCAGTATAGAACAAGACTACAACAGTCAGTACAGAACAACACAACAACAGTCAGTACAGAACAACACAACAACAGTTAGTACAGAACAAGACTACAACAGTCAGTACAGAACAAGACAACAACAGTCTGTACAGAACAACACAACAACAGTCTGTACAGAACAAGACTACAACAGTCAGTACAGAACAACACAACAACAGTCAGTACAGAATAACACAACAACAGTCTGTACAGAACAACACAACAACAGTCTGTACAGAACAAGACTACAACAGTCAGTACAGAACAACACAACAACAGTCAGTACAGAACAACACAACAACAGTCAGTACAGAACAAGACAACAACAGTCAGTACAGAACAAGACAACAACAGTCAGTACAGAACAAGACAACAACAGTCAGTACAGAACAAGACAACAACA TCTGTACAGAACAACACAACAACAGTCAGCACAGAACAACACAACAACAGTCAGTACAGAACAAGACAACAACAGTCAGTACAGAGCAAGACAACAACAGTCAGTACAGAACAAGACTACAACAGTCAGTATAGAACAAGACTACAACAGTCAGTACAGAACGAGACAACAACAGTTAGTACAGAACAACACAACAACAGTCAGTATAGAACAACACTACAACAGTCAGTATAGAACAAGACAACAACAGTCAGTACAGAACAGCACTACAACAGTCAGTACAGAACTATACAACAACAGTCTGTACAGAATAACACAACAACAGTCAGTACAGAATGAGACAGAAAATACTAGTAAGTAG